Part of the Odocoileus virginianus isolate 20LAN1187 ecotype Illinois chromosome 27, Ovbor_1.2, whole genome shotgun sequence genome is shown below.
CATCCTCCAGGGGTAGAGGGGGTGCCCTGCTGGCCACCTTCAGGATGAGCTGCACAGCGGAAGCTGATAGCACATAGCCCGTGCCTGAGGCGTAGGGGGGAAAGGGGCCCCAGGAGGGAGGCCACTGCTCCTCTGATACCTGGTGCTTGCCCCCCGGTGACCGAGAGGGGTGCACCCGCCAATGCACGCGACCCAAGTACAAGAGAGGCACTGGTTGGCTCCCCAAGGTGGGGCTTCCGTCCCACTTCTCATCTCCAGGCTTCGCCTTTCTCGGGGGCCCCACGCCCGTCTCCCATTGCTCCCAGCGGCCTCCCCGCCTGACCAGCTCCGACACCAGTTCGGGGACGTTGACGAACACATCATCGTCGGTCTTGAGGATGTAGCGGGCCGTGGGGCAGTGTCTGTCTGCCCAGCTCAGCCCGCTGAGGGTCTTGAGGGTGAGGTTGCGGTAGGAGTCCTGGAAGGCCGCCTGCATGATGTCCCCGTGGGCTGCCGACTCCCACACCAGGTCGCTCCCGCGCGACCCCCAGCTGGGCTCTCCCAACAGGAAAACAGTCTGCACCCTGAGCCCGCGGGCCTCGCGCAGGCGGCCCCAGGAGGCCCGAATGGCGTTTCTCTGGTTCAGGTTGTCCGGGGCGGTGCACACCAGGATCAGCAGGAAGGGAGGCGGGCCAGGCGCGCCGCACGCCGCCTCGTTGGGGATCAGGAGGCGGGGCAGGGCCAGAGGCGGCCCAGGCGAGGCCGGGCCCGGGAGCAAGGAGGCCAGGGAGAGGCTCAGCAGCTCCTCCCCGAGGCCTGAGGGCCCAAAGAGGGTCCAGACGAGCAGGAGCAGCAGGGCGGCCAGGAGCAGGCGTCGGGAGAGCCCCGGGCGCATGGTGCGGCGCGGCCAGAGGGCACCTGGGGGGAGAGACCGGGCGCGGTTAGAGGGCGCGGAGCGCGGCTCTCAGACAGCGGCCTCCAGCGGGCCACGCCCGGTACGGGGCAGCGGCCTGAGTTGCCTTCGCGGCGGGACCCGCGGGGACGTTACCTGGTCGGCGCGGCCGCCGAGGCCCGGCTCCATGGCCGGCCGTCTCCGCTCGCCGCCCCTCCCCGCCGGAGGGCGTGGCGTGCGCGTCCCCCGCCGGAAGCTCCGCGGCTGCGCACTCAGCGGAACAACTGACCGGAGGGAGCGGGGGAGGCGCGAGGGGGTCTTTGCCCTAAACGGGAAGCGGGGTTGGACCCGCGGGCCGCGGCCACAGCTGCCGGACGCCGTGCGGCCGgcgcctcccccacccaccccgcgCGGCGGGGCTCCGCGTTTCCGGGCCACCAACACCAGCATCTCTACAGCCTTCGGAGACGTAGGGCGGTCAAGACCCACAGGTACTCACCTAACCGGCCCCTGGCTAGGCTCAGCTACCTGCGCAATCCCCAACACCCCGCCAGCCAGCAAGGGGAGCCAGGTCTTGGGAAGTCCGAGGGCGCCCCCTCGAGGGTGAATGTGTGGCTCCTCCCTCTACCCACCTGGAGAGGGGCACCAATAGGTAAAAAGGTTGCTTCTGGTAGTGGGGGGAGGCAACAGTAAAGCTTTCATCAAGACCAAGAGTGTTGGGAGTTCCCTAGAATATATCATCggtcaacgcaggggacacagatcCCACCCCAGGTCCCAGAACTCCGCATGCCCTAGGGCAACTGAGCCTGGGGAGCACCACTACCGGCCGCGGAGCCTTGCTCTGCAATGAGCAGCCATGGGTGAGCACAGCAAATGGAACAAAAAGACCAAGACAAGGTCTGGGCAGCTGAGTGGGGACATCAAGCAAGTGTGAAAAGTGACCAACAGGGCCCAGTATGAAAGTATATTCCCTATTAAGAGTTTCCAGAAAAACGCAAAGAACCACAAGAAGGAAGCCATAACTGCAGAAACTATTTATTAACACAACACCCACACATTATTTCTTCTTGGACACACCCACAGTGCGACCACGGCGTCCTGTGGTCTTGGTGTGCTGGCCTCGGACGCGAAGTCTGCAAGGAGTAAAGACAAAGGTGACAGGTTACTCAGCACACAAAGCAAAGCTCTGGGAAAAGACAGGGCATGAGAGTGCCCTGGGAGTTTAAGGACAGGCAAACACGCCCCCACTCACCCCCAGAAGTGGCGCAGCCCCCTGTGGGCCCGAATCTTCTTCAGTCGCTCCAGGTCTTCGCGGAGTTT
Proteins encoded:
- the B3GALT4 gene encoding beta-1,3-galactosyltransferase 4, which produces MRPGLSRRLLLAALLLLLVWTLFGPSGLGEELLSLSLASLLPGPASPGPPLALPRLLIPNEAACGAPGPPPFLLILVCTAPDNLNQRNAIRASWGRLREARGLRVQTVFLLGEPSWGSRGSDLVWESAAHGDIMQAAFQDSYRNLTLKTLSGLSWADRHCPTARYILKTDDDVFVNVPELVSELVRRGGRWEQWETGVGPPRKAKPGDEKWDGSPTLGSQPVPLLYLGRVHWRVHPSRSPGGKHQVSEEQWPPSWGPFPPYASGTGYVLSASAVQLILKVASRAPPLPLEDVFVGLSARRGGLAPTHCVKLAGATHYPLDRCCYGKFLLTSHKLDPWEMQEAWKLVGGSDGERTVPFCSWLQGVLGILRCRLIAWLHS